TACGCCGACCGCGCCGCCATCGAGGCGCGTCCGGCCGACGACGCCATCGCCTGGATGCGGCCCGAGGAGCTGTTCTTCCTGCAGGTGCAGGGCTCGGGCGTGCTGACCTTCGAGGACGGCCGGCGGATGAAGGCGCTCTACGCCGCCAACAACGGCCAGCCCTTCGTCGGCATCGCCAATCCCATGCGCGACCGAGGCCTGCTGGCGCGGGACGCCACCTCGGGCGAGGCGATCCGCCTGTGGCTGGCGGCCAACCGGGGCCCGGCCGCCGACGAGATCATGCGGCTCAATCCGCGCTACGCCTTCTTCCGCCTCGCCCCGGGCGACGGCCGCCCGCCCGCCGGCGCGGCGAACGTGCCCCTGCCCGCCGGCCGGGCCATCGCGGTGGACCCGGCGCACCACGCCTACGGCGGCTTCTACTGGATCGACGCCGAGGCGCCGCTGCTGAAGGGCGCCTTCCCGACCTACCGCCGCCTTGTCGCCGCCCTGGACACCGGCGGGGCGATCAAGGGGCCGGTGCGGGCCGACCTCTACCTCGGCGAAGGCGGCGCGGCCGGAGCCGAGGCGGGGCGGGTGCGCCACACCCTGCGCATGTTCCGCCTGGTCCCCTACCGGTGAAACGGCCGCTGAAGCCCGAGGAGCTGCGGATCTGGTCGCTGGTGGCCGCGACCGTCCACCCGCTCCCGGGGAGGGCGACGCCGAAGCAGCCCGCCCCCCAGAACCTGGACGCCCCGGCGCGGATCGAGCCGAAGCGGCCCGCGGCGGCCAGGCTGGGAGCCGCGCGGGAGGGCGTCGACGCCATCGAGCCGAACCGCAAGACCCGCATCGCCCGCGAGCGCGATCCGATCGGCGCGCGGATCGACCTGCACGGCATGACCCAGGACCGGGCCCGCGCCGCGCTCGAGGCCTTCCTCGCCCGCGCCTGGGACGAGGGCTACCGCTCGGTGCTGGTGATCACGGGCAAGGGCGTGCAGGGCGACGGCGTCCTGCGCCGCCACGCGCCGGAATGGCTGGCCGCGCCGCACCTGGCGCACATCGTCGCGGGGGTGTCCGAGGCGCACCGCCGGCATGGCGGGGCCGGCGCGCTCTATGTCGCCCTGAAGCGCAAGCCTCCGAGGTGAGCCAGGGGGTGAGCCAGGGGGTGAGCCAGGGGATGCAGGCCGCGCTTGGCTCGACTCGCGGTCTCGACTAGCGTCCCGCCGACGCATGTCCGGAAAACTCGCCAACTTCATCGACCTGCCGGTGATCTCGGATCCCCGGGGGAATCTGTGCTTTGCGGAATCGAACCGGCATGTCCCGTTCGCGATCGAGCGGGTCTACTACCTCTACGACGTGCCCAGCGGCTCTATGCGGGCCGGTCACGCCCACCTGGCGCTGAACCAGCTGCTGCTGGCGGTCTCGGGCAGCTTCGACGTGCGCCTGCACGACGGGACCACCGAGGAGGTGGTGACCCTGAACCGCCCGCACCGGGGCCTGCACATCGGGCCGAACCTGTGGCGAGAGATCGAGAATTTCTCGTCGGGGGCGGTCTGCATGGTGCTGGCCTCGATGGTCTACGACGAGAGCGATTACATCCGCGACTTCGACGCCTTCCTGGCTCACGCCCGCCGATGAAGTTCTTCGACCTGGGCCTGGCCGAGGACGGCCTGCGAAGCGAGCTGGACGCCGCCTACGCCCGGGTGATCGATTCCGGCTGGACCATCCTGGGCGCCGAGATGGAGGCGTTCGAGCGTGAGTTCGCCGCCTTCTGCGGGGCGAA
The Phenylobacterium zucineum HLK1 genome window above contains:
- a CDS encoding sugar 3,4-ketoisomerase; amino-acid sequence: MSGKLANFIDLPVISDPRGNLCFAESNRHVPFAIERVYYLYDVPSGSMRAGHAHLALNQLLLAVSGSFDVRLHDGTTEEVVTLNRPHRGLHIGPNLWREIENFSSGAVCMVLASMVYDESDYIRDFDAFLAHARR
- a CDS encoding MltA domain-containing protein: MRPKPADLVNGAPYADRAAIEARPADDAIAWMRPEELFFLQVQGSGVLTFEDGRRMKALYAANNGQPFVGIANPMRDRGLLARDATSGEAIRLWLAANRGPAADEIMRLNPRYAFFRLAPGDGRPPAGAANVPLPAGRAIAVDPAHHAYGGFYWIDAEAPLLKGAFPTYRRLVAALDTGGAIKGPVRADLYLGEGGAAGAEAGRVRHTLRMFRLVPYR
- a CDS encoding Smr/MutS family protein, with translation MKRPLKPEELRIWSLVAATVHPLPGRATPKQPAPQNLDAPARIEPKRPAAARLGAAREGVDAIEPNRKTRIARERDPIGARIDLHGMTQDRARAALEAFLARAWDEGYRSVLVITGKGVQGDGVLRRHAPEWLAAPHLAHIVAGVSEAHRRHGGAGALYVALKRKPPR